Proteins encoded within one genomic window of Methanobrevibacter arboriphilus JCM 13429 = DSM 1125:
- a CDS encoding zinc ribbon domain-containing protein: MTKYCSNCGKGNDDNSTFCRNCGERLSGMHSINSDNKSVKKGNNKVLIGVIVLLLMVIAIVGTYAFFTINENSSDTSSSGSVGNISDSSVSSISDVSGGSTKSWHKVDSFNGVGDYEITFNNNGGNRIKIVSSAMPIKNYADNYMYTTVSKNGYNMGSSQLSWNSKSAVATKSDNIEFSGSGTYSISISAYELQYWNLEIYEYY, translated from the coding sequence TTGACAAAATATTGTTCAAATTGTGGGAAAGGCAATGATGATAACTCTACATTTTGTAGAAACTGTGGAGAAAGACTATCTGGGATGCATTCAATAAATTCTGATAATAAAAGTGTTAAAAAAGGGAACAATAAAGTTTTAATCGGTGTTATAGTATTATTGCTAATGGTTATTGCTATTGTTGGTACTTATGCTTTTTTTACTATCAATGAAAATAGTTCTGATACAAGTAGTAGTGGTTCTGTTGGTAATATTTCTGATAGTTCTGTTAGTTCTATTAGTGATGTTTCTGGTGGAAGTACTAAATCTTGGCATAAAGTAGACTCATTTAATGGTGTTGGTGATTATGAGATTACTTTTAATAATAATGGTGGAAATAGGATTAAGATTGTTTCATCAGCCATGCCTATAAAAAATTATGCTGATAATTATATGTACACAACTGTTAGTAAAAATGGTTATAATATGGGTTCTTCTCAATTATCATGGAATAGTAAAAGTGCAGTAGCTACAAAGTCTGATAATATTGAATTTTCAGGTTCTGGAACATATTCCATATCTATATCTGCTTATGAGTTACAATATTGGAATTTAGAAATATATGAATATTATTAA
- a CDS encoding NifB/NifX family molybdenum-iron cluster-binding protein: MMVAVASTDGKNIDLHFGDAEQFFIFDVKNSEFLELRKKSNIRLEDHTDRWKESTDLINDCKVVLCKKIGKEPHIELRKMGIKAIILDCNVDDALKECHNHLNLS, encoded by the coding sequence ATGATGGTAGCAGTTGCTTCTACTGATGGGAAAAATATTGATCTTCATTTTGGAGATGCTGAACAATTTTTCATCTTTGATGTTAAGAATAGTGAATTTTTAGAACTAAGAAAAAAATCAAACATTCGATTAGAGGATCATACAGACAGGTGGAAAGAATCAACAGACCTTATAAATGATTGTAAAGTAGTTTTATGCAAAAAAATAGGTAAAGAACCTCACATTGAACTTAGAAAGATGGGAATTAAAGCTATAATACTTGATTGTAATGTAGATGATGCATTAAAAGAATGTCATAATCATTTAAACCTTTCTTAA
- a CDS encoding nitrogenase component 1: MKKNQDCCGFEENKYISNKKFAVENPARMCQPMGALQAIMGLKNAMPLIHGSQGCATYMRFQLIRHFREPIEVSSSALNEKTVIYGGENNLLNALKNVSEKQNPDIVCVMSSCLTETIGDDIEGIISKFEDANIGMKLPKMVSVSTPSFSGSHIEGYDKAVLELVKDLCKLNIPNDKINLIMGNLSPGDVNEVKKLINDLNISSIILTDTSLNLDAPLDEDTLELHKYGTSLNEIEDTPNSKGTISLSKHADSAGKYLEKNFDVKCFSENLPVGIKNTDRFVKNVCELMNIEIPKKVERDRGRLCDILVDSHAYNYRKKVAIFGDPDMVIGIANIVSEMGMIPEVLCIGMESERFINDVGSIKELSNEIDYNPIILENSDLFDLENVLDNHDVDILFGNAYGASIADKNNIPLYRIGFPIFDRVGAQRISCLGYTGGIKFVDEVTNMIIDYYYDFEGYKLDEEEEIVFSDIATEEKHIEEKF, encoded by the coding sequence ATGAAAAAGAATCAAGATTGTTGTGGATTTGAAGAAAATAAATATATTAGTAATAAAAAATTTGCAGTGGAAAATCCTGCAAGAATGTGTCAACCTATGGGTGCTTTACAGGCAATAATGGGATTGAAAAATGCTATGCCTCTTATACATGGTTCTCAGGGTTGTGCTACATACATGAGATTTCAGTTGATTAGACACTTCAGAGAACCAATAGAAGTATCATCATCAGCACTTAATGAGAAGACAGTTATTTATGGTGGAGAAAATAATTTATTAAATGCACTTAAAAATGTTTCTGAGAAACAAAATCCTGATATTGTTTGTGTAATGAGCAGCTGTTTAACAGAAACTATAGGTGATGATATTGAAGGTATTATAAGTAAATTTGAGGATGCAAATATTGGTATGAAATTACCTAAAATGGTTTCTGTTTCAACTCCTAGCTTTTCTGGATCTCATATTGAAGGTTATGATAAGGCAGTTCTTGAACTTGTTAAAGATTTATGTAAATTAAATATTCCAAATGATAAAATTAATCTTATAATGGGAAATTTATCTCCTGGAGATGTTAATGAGGTTAAAAAATTAATAAATGACTTAAATATTTCGAGTATAATTTTAACTGATACTTCTTTAAATCTTGATGCTCCATTAGATGAGGATACATTGGAATTACATAAATATGGGACATCATTAAATGAAATTGAAGATACTCCTAATTCTAAAGGAACAATATCATTATCTAAACATGCTGATTCAGCTGGAAAATATCTTGAAAAAAATTTTGATGTTAAATGTTTTTCAGAGAATTTACCAGTAGGTATCAAAAATACTGATAGATTTGTAAAAAATGTATGTGAATTAATGAATATTGAAATTCCAAAAAAAGTAGAAAGAGACAGAGGAAGGCTTTGTGATATTTTAGTTGATTCTCATGCTTATAATTACAGAAAAAAGGTAGCTATTTTCGGCGATCCTGACATGGTTATTGGAATAGCTAATATCGTTAGTGAAATGGGGATGATTCCTGAAGTTTTATGTATTGGCATGGAAAGTGAAAGATTTATTAATGATGTTGGTAGTATTAAAGAACTTTCAAATGAAATTGATTATAATCCTATTATTTTAGAAAATAGTGATTTATTTGATTTAGAAAATGTTTTAGATAATCATGATGTTGATATTTTATTTGGAAATGCTTATGGCGCATCAATAGCTGATAAAAATAATATTCCTTTATATAGGATAGGATTTCCTATTTTTGATAGGGTTGGTGCTCAAAGAATTTCCTGTCTTGGATATACTGGTGGAATAAAATTTGTTGATGAAGTAACAAATATGATAATTGATTATTATTATGATTTTGAAGGTTATAAGTTAGATGAAGAAGAAGAGATTGTTTTCAGTGATATTGCTACTGAAGAAAAACATATTGAGGAGAAATTTTAG
- the nifE gene encoding nitrogenase iron-molybdenum cofactor biosynthesis protein NifE, with translation MEKQDCVEPIIDTFEERQSHMCIKGGGLSLPECDKPGIPGTVTQRTCVFGGARIVLMPITDSIHLVHGPIGCASCTWDIRGSKSSDSKLYKKGCSTDLKEKDIVFGGERKLYDSIIELHKLHNPGAIFVYATCVSGVIGDDINSVCKEAQNITGCRVIPVQSEGFQDHNKTKGHWIGCDALIDNVIGTSEPDQDSITPFDINIIGEFNVAGDLWGIKPLLEYLGLNIVSTVTGDSKIEDIAKSHRAKLNIVQCQKSSNYLAKKMKKKYGIPSIKVNFFGIESTITSITEIAEFFDDEEMKNRANNLIENGLKHLDNKLEEYRERLNGKTVALYVGGNKAWSLVRAFEELGMEVIMSGTKNGIKEDYENIKNIVKEGTLIVDDANSNELRKLLKKLKPDLLISGAKEKYIALKLGVGFCDFNHDRISAFAGFKGFLEFAKEVDGAVSTSVWNVVSTSIYDE, from the coding sequence ATGGAAAAACAAGATTGTGTAGAACCTATAATTGACACATTTGAGGAACGCCAAAGCCATATGTGTATTAAAGGTGGAGGACTTTCTCTTCCTGAATGTGATAAACCAGGAATTCCTGGAACAGTCACACAAAGAACTTGTGTATTTGGAGGAGCAAGAATTGTACTCATGCCAATCACAGATTCAATACATCTTGTACATGGTCCAATAGGATGTGCCTCATGTACTTGGGATATTAGGGGAAGTAAGTCTTCAGATTCAAAGTTATATAAGAAAGGATGTTCAACTGATTTAAAAGAAAAAGATATTGTTTTTGGAGGTGAAAGAAAGTTATATGACTCAATAATTGAACTTCATAAATTACATAACCCTGGAGCTATTTTTGTATATGCAACTTGTGTTTCTGGTGTTATTGGAGATGATATAAATAGTGTATGCAAGGAAGCTCAAAATATTACTGGGTGCAGAGTCATTCCTGTACAATCTGAGGGTTTTCAAGATCATAATAAAACAAAAGGACATTGGATTGGATGTGATGCATTAATTGATAATGTTATAGGAACATCAGAACCTGATCAAGATTCAATTACTCCTTTTGATATTAATATAATTGGAGAATTTAATGTAGCTGGTGATTTATGGGGTATTAAACCTTTATTAGAATATTTAGGATTAAATATTGTAAGTACTGTCACTGGAGACTCTAAAATTGAGGATATAGCTAAATCTCATAGAGCAAAATTAAATATAGTGCAATGTCAAAAATCTTCAAATTATTTAGCTAAAAAAATGAAGAAAAAATATGGAATTCCATCAATTAAAGTTAATTTTTTTGGAATTGAAAGTACTATAACTTCTATAACTGAAATTGCCGAATTTTTTGATGATGAAGAAATGAAAAATAGGGCAAATAATTTAATTGAAAATGGACTAAAACATTTAGATAATAAATTAGAAGAATATAGGGAAAGATTAAATGGAAAAACTGTTGCTTTATATGTTGGAGGAAATAAAGCTTGGTCTTTAGTTAGGGCATTTGAAGAATTGGGAATGGAAGTTATAATGTCTGGAACAAAGAATGGAATAAAAGAAGATTATGAAAATATCAAAAATATTGTTAAAGAGGGAACATTAATCGTTGATGATGCTAATTCTAATGAGTTAAGAAAGTTATTAAAGAAATTAAAACCAGATTTACTTATTTCAGGAGCTAAAGAGAAATATATAGCTTTAAAATTAGGAGTTGGGTTTTGTGATTTTAATCATGATAGAATTTCTGCTTTTGCAGGATTTAAAGGCTTTTTAGAATTTGCAAAAGAAGTTGATGGTGCTGTTTCAACATCTGTTTGGAATGTTGTATCTACAAGTATATATGATGAATAA
- a CDS encoding nitrogenase component 1, translating to MSVNVYKRDRQVIIDPLVTCMPLGAMWAVLGINHGVPLVQGSQGCSTFARYHLARHFREPIEIAVSSFHESTAVFGGKKNLNISLKTLIQRQDPELIGVITTCSSEIIGDDVYGFVDSNKQELKELGYDNTEIIPINTPSFAGSHFAGYDNAIDALIKNLATPNENIECDNNINIIPGLLNPGDVNEIKHMLDSMFVPYTMLTDISETFDSPLNPKKQKTPYFGKGGTTVNDIKNISASKGTISIAKYAKTGAETLKQTHKVPAVTDNLPPIGIKGTDKFLKTVNKLSGYDIIDTLMTERGLTLDLMADVSARYLAGRKVVIFGDPTLVTGLTSLVIELGMEVVMVTTGSEEKTFPTDIESISKNQSIDVFSEGDLKVVEDYVKDKDNGVELILGSSEARFINYDTGIPLVRFGFPVYDRVGYHSQPIVGYRGAKRVVEMVTNEVLAKYYEEKHWKLQQ from the coding sequence ATGAGTGTTAATGTATACAAAAGGGATAGACAAGTAATAATAGATCCACTTGTAACATGTATGCCCCTAGGAGCAATGTGGGCTGTTCTTGGAATAAATCATGGAGTGCCATTAGTACAAGGATCCCAAGGTTGCAGTACTTTTGCAAGATATCATCTTGCAAGACATTTTCGTGAACCAATTGAAATAGCTGTTAGTAGCTTTCATGAATCAACAGCTGTCTTTGGAGGTAAAAAAAATCTAAATATAAGTCTTAAAACTCTTATACAAAGACAAGATCCTGAACTTATAGGAGTTATAACAACATGTAGTTCAGAGATTATTGGGGATGATGTTTATGGATTTGTAGATTCAAACAAACAAGAATTAAAAGAGTTAGGATACGATAACACTGAAATTATACCTATAAATACTCCTTCTTTTGCAGGAAGTCATTTTGCTGGTTATGATAATGCTATTGATGCATTAATTAAAAATTTAGCTACTCCTAATGAGAATATTGAATGTGATAATAATATTAATATTATACCTGGTTTATTGAATCCTGGTGATGTTAATGAAATAAAACATATGTTGGATTCGATGTTTGTTCCTTACACAATGTTAACTGACATTTCAGAAACATTTGATTCTCCTTTAAATCCAAAAAAACAAAAAACCCCATATTTTGGAAAAGGAGGAACTACAGTTAATGACATAAAGAATATATCAGCAAGTAAAGGAACTATAAGTATAGCTAAGTATGCTAAAACAGGGGCTGAAACATTAAAACAAACTCATAAAGTCCCTGCTGTAACAGATAATTTGCCTCCAATTGGTATTAAAGGAACTGATAAATTTCTTAAGACTGTGAATAAATTATCTGGATATGATATTATTGATACTTTAATGACAGAAAGGGGTTTAACATTAGATTTAATGGCTGATGTAAGTGCAAGATATTTAGCAGGAAGAAAAGTAGTAATTTTTGGTGATCCTACACTTGTAACTGGATTAACATCTCTTGTAATAGAGTTAGGAATGGAAGTTGTAATGGTAACCACAGGATCAGAGGAAAAAACATTTCCTACAGATATTGAAAGTATAAGTAAAAATCAAAGTATAGATGTATTCTCAGAAGGAGATTTGAAAGTAGTAGAAGATTATGTAAAAGATAAAGATAATGGAGTAGAATTAATATTAGGTTCAAGTGAAGCTAGATTCATAAATTATGATACAGGAATTCCATTAGTACGTTTTGGATTTCCAGTTTATGATAGAGTGGGATACCATTCACAACCAATTGTAGGATATCGTGGTGCTAAACGTGTTGTTGAAATGGTAACTAATGAGGTTTTAGCAAAATATTATGAAGAAAAACATTGGAAATTACAACAATAA
- a CDS encoding nitrogenase subunit alpha → MPHKLFEIDKEIPEREKHIYIKHCSDEDNEIDCNKSTIPGCMTERGCALAGGRGVITGAIKDVIGLVHSPVGCQYYTTGVKRYPSKPELPNGKTFPIDNFNLKYSFGTDLKEANVVFGGTKKLKEAIIESNKEYPFASAIYVNSTCTTGLIGDDVDAVCKEMTEELGKDVVAFNTPGFSGVSQSKGHHITNDAVFDRLVGTKEPPKTTGYDICLIGEYNIDGDLWVLEKYLTEMGLNILSRFSGDASHDELCWMHRSKLNLVRCQRSATYIADLIEEKYGVPYKKVDFFSTEYCDDNLRMLGRYFSLEEEAEAVIEKYHGEVKEELKWYKEQLSGKKVYIFSGGPKSWHLSIPLEKELGLDIIAVASQFEHLDGYDKMKARVKDGTTILDDPNSLELEELILTNKPDLILAGIKEKYLAYKHGIPAIQIHSYENGPYIGYEGFLNLAKDIYNNINAPVWKLMDFESE, encoded by the coding sequence ATGCCACATAAACTATTTGAAATAGATAAAGAGATACCTGAAAGAGAAAAACATATATATATAAAACATTGCTCTGATGAAGATAATGAGATCGATTGTAATAAAAGCACAATACCTGGTTGTATGACTGAACGTGGATGTGCTCTTGCTGGTGGTAGAGGAGTTATTACTGGAGCTATAAAAGATGTAATAGGTCTTGTACACAGTCCTGTAGGTTGTCAATACTACACTACAGGAGTAAAACGGTATCCCTCAAAACCAGAACTTCCAAATGGGAAAACATTCCCAATTGATAACTTTAATTTAAAATATAGTTTTGGAACAGATTTGAAAGAGGCGAATGTTGTTTTTGGAGGAACAAAAAAATTAAAAGAAGCTATTATTGAGTCTAATAAAGAATATCCTTTTGCTTCAGCTATTTATGTTAATAGTACATGTACTACAGGATTAATTGGAGATGATGTTGATGCTGTTTGTAAAGAGATGACTGAAGAATTAGGTAAAGATGTTGTAGCTTTCAATACACCTGGTTTTTCTGGCGTATCTCAATCAAAAGGTCATCACATAACAAATGATGCTGTTTTTGATCGTTTAGTTGGTACAAAAGAACCACCTAAGACTACAGGATATGATATTTGTTTAATTGGAGAATATAATATAGATGGTGACTTGTGGGTTCTTGAAAAGTATTTAACTGAAATGGGATTAAATATTTTGTCACGGTTTAGTGGTGATGCAAGTCATGATGAATTATGCTGGATGCATAGATCTAAATTGAATCTTGTTAGATGTCAGAGATCTGCAACTTATATAGCTGATTTAATAGAGGAAAAATATGGAGTTCCTTATAAAAAAGTTGATTTCTTTAGTACTGAGTATTGTGATGATAATTTACGTATGCTAGGTAGATATTTCAGTTTAGAGGAAGAGGCAGAAGCTGTTATTGAAAAATATCATGGGGAAGTTAAAGAAGAATTAAAATGGTATAAGGAACAGTTATCTGGTAAAAAAGTTTATATTTTTTCAGGAGGGCCAAAAAGCTGGCATTTATCTATTCCTTTAGAAAAAGAGCTAGGTTTGGATATTATTGCTGTTGCATCACAATTTGAACATTTAGATGGATATGATAAAATGAAAGCAAGAGTTAAAGATGGAACAACTATTTTAGATGATCCTAACAGTTTAGAGTTAGAAGAATTAATTTTAACTAATAAGCCTGATTTGATTCTTGCTGGTATTAAAGAGAAATATTTGGCTTATAAACATGGAATACCTGCAATACAAATACATAGTTATGAAAATGGACCTTATATCGGTTATGAAGGATTCCTTAATTTAGCTAAGGATATATATAATAATATTAATGCTCCAGTATGGAAATTAATGGATTTTGAAAGTGAGTGA
- a CDS encoding P-II family nitrogen regulator produces the protein MKEILAIIRPGMISKTKQVLDALGYPSITATSVVGRGKQKSFIDEVKVIKNNEGLHSYNDQMRYVPKRLLMLVIPDEDVNLVVEALMKVNHTGNYGDGKIFICPIENSVRVRNKEEGLEAIL, from the coding sequence ATGAAAGAGATATTAGCTATTATTAGGCCAGGAATGATTTCTAAGACAAAACAAGTTTTAGATGCATTAGGTTATCCCTCTATAACAGCTACAAGTGTTGTTGGCAGAGGAAAACAAAAATCATTTATTGATGAGGTTAAAGTTATTAAAAATAATGAGGGACTGCATTCCTACAATGATCAGATGAGATATGTTCCAAAGAGATTGTTAATGCTCGTAATTCCAGATGAAGATGTAAATTTAGTCGTAGAAGCACTAATGAAAGTTAATCATACTGGAAACTACGGAGATGGCAAAATCTTTATTTGTCCAATTGAAAATTCTGTAAGAGTAAGAAACAAGGAGGAAGGATTAGAAGCAATACTCTAA
- a CDS encoding P-II family nitrogen regulator, which produces MKMIRAIIRPERIEHTVDDLDEAGFVALTKIDVIGRGKQKGIHQDNISYDELPKRLIMLVVEDESVDQAIDVITESAFTGNFGDGKIFVSPVEKTYTVRTRSEGI; this is translated from the coding sequence ATGAAAATGATTCGAGCCATTATAAGGCCTGAAAGAATTGAACACACAGTAGATGATTTAGATGAGGCAGGATTCGTTGCTCTTACAAAGATTGATGTCATAGGTAGAGGTAAGCAAAAAGGAATTCATCAAGATAATATTAGCTATGATGAGCTACCTAAGAGACTAATAATGTTGGTTGTAGAAGATGAATCTGTAGATCAGGCTATAGATGTAATAACAGAATCTGCTTTCACTGGAAACTTCGGTGACGGTAAAATATTCGTAAGCCCTGTTGAAAAAACTTATACAGTAAGAACTAGGTCTGAAGGTATATAA
- the nifH gene encoding nitrogenase iron protein, producing the protein MVRKIAIYGKGGIGKSTTTQNTAAAMAHFHDEKVMIHGCDPKADSTRMILRGKMQKTLMDTLRDEGEEACMDLDNVMSVGFGDIKCVESGGPEPGVGCAGRGVITAINMMEMLKVYEDNLDFVFYDVLGDVVCGGFAMPIRDGKAEEIYVVASGEMMALYAANNLCKGMVKYANQSGVRLGGIICNSRNVDGERELIEEFCKRIGTQMIHFVPRDNIVQKAEFNKKTVTDFDPECNQASEYKALADKIIHNDNFVIPEPLKMEELEELVVEFGILD; encoded by the coding sequence ATGGTAAGAAAAATTGCAATCTATGGAAAAGGTGGAATTGGAAAATCAACTACAACTCAAAATACTGCAGCTGCAATGGCTCATTTTCATGATGAAAAAGTAATGATTCATGGTTGTGATCCAAAAGCAGATAGTACTCGTATGATTCTTAGAGGTAAAATGCAAAAAACTCTTATGGATACTCTTAGAGATGAAGGTGAGGAAGCATGTATGGATCTTGATAATGTTATGAGTGTAGGTTTTGGTGATATTAAATGTGTTGAATCTGGTGGTCCAGAACCTGGTGTAGGTTGTGCTGGTAGAGGGGTTATTACAGCTATAAACATGATGGAAATGCTTAAAGTTTATGAAGATAATTTAGACTTTGTTTTCTATGATGTTCTTGGAGATGTTGTTTGTGGTGGTTTTGCAATGCCTATTCGTGATGGTAAAGCCGAAGAGATTTATGTTGTTGCTTCTGGTGAAATGATGGCATTGTATGCAGCTAACAACCTTTGTAAAGGTATGGTTAAATATGCTAATCAAAGTGGTGTCCGTTTAGGTGGAATTATATGTAATAGTCGTAATGTTGATGGTGAAAGAGAACTTATTGAAGAATTTTGTAAAAGAATTGGAACTCAGATGATTCATTTTGTACCAAGAGATAATATTGTCCAAAAGGCAGAATTCAATAAAAAAACTGTTACAGATTTTGATCCTGAGTGTAATCAAGCTTCTGAATATAAAGCTTTAGCAGATAAAATTATCCATAATGATAATTTTGTAATTCCTGAACCTTTAAAAATGGAGGAACTAGAAGAATTAGTTGTAGAATTTGGAATTTTAGATTAA
- a CDS encoding homocitrate synthase family protein — protein MEDYISPYNKKAKCNFPKNITICDTTLRDGEQTPGVSLNENEKLDIAILLDKLKIPQIEAGFPPVSEKEKKSIKNIVNEGLNSKTITLSRAKKEDIDASLECGVDGTIIFIGTSKIQLGCKKLSQEEVIIKSMDIIDYAKEHGLYVGFSAEDATRTDLNFLKKIYSEAQERKVDRVHIADTVGAITPQGMEYLVKELRKDIKIDINLHCHNDFGMAQQNAISGLLAGANIVETTINGIGERAGNTPLEELVMSLKVLYEIDLGFNTELIKEISETVEMYTKIEIPFNKPIVGKNIFKHESGIHVDGVMKNPFTYEPFSPKIVGQERNLVLGKHSGSKAIKSKLNQFGIKIKENKIPEILKIVKETSENGNIINDNIFKEIVEKYKNI, from the coding sequence TTGGAAGATTATATAAGTCCATACAATAAGAAAGCGAAGTGCAACTTTCCAAAAAATATAACAATATGTGATACAACACTTCGAGATGGAGAACAGACCCCCGGAGTTAGTTTAAATGAAAATGAAAAGTTAGATATAGCTATTCTACTTGATAAATTAAAAATACCCCAAATTGAAGCAGGATTTCCACCAGTTTCAGAAAAAGAAAAAAAATCTATTAAAAATATTGTTAATGAAGGTCTGAACTCAAAAACTATTACTTTATCTCGTGCAAAAAAGGAGGATATAGACGCAAGTTTGGAATGTGGAGTTGATGGAACAATAATATTTATAGGAACCTCAAAAATTCAATTAGGATGTAAAAAATTAAGCCAAGAAGAAGTTATAATTAAAAGTATGGATATTATAGATTATGCAAAAGAACATGGTTTATATGTAGGATTTTCAGCTGAAGATGCAACTAGAACTGATTTAAATTTCTTAAAAAAGATTTACAGTGAAGCACAAGAAAGAAAAGTAGATAGAGTTCATATTGCAGATACAGTTGGAGCCATAACACCACAAGGAATGGAATATCTAGTAAAAGAATTGAGAAAAGATATAAAAATTGACATAAATCTCCATTGCCATAATGATTTTGGTATGGCTCAGCAAAACGCTATTTCTGGATTATTAGCTGGAGCAAATATTGTTGAAACAACAATAAATGGAATTGGTGAAAGAGCAGGCAATACTCCTCTTGAAGAATTAGTCATGTCTTTAAAAGTTTTATATGAAATAGATCTTGGATTTAACACAGAACTAATAAAAGAAATATCAGAAACAGTTGAAATGTATACAAAAATAGAAATACCTTTTAACAAGCCAATAGTTGGGAAAAATATCTTCAAACATGAATCTGGAATTCATGTAGATGGAGTAATGAAAAATCCTTTCACATACGAACCATTTTCACCAAAAATAGTAGGACAGGAAAGAAACTTAGTATTAGGAAAACATTCTGGATCAAAAGCAATTAAATCAAAATTAAATCAATTTGGAATTAAGATAAAAGAAAATAAAATCCCAGAAATCCTTAAAATAGTAAAAGAAACTAGTGAAAATGGAAATATAATAAACGACAATATTTTCAAAGAAATAGTAGAAAAGTATAAAAACATTTAA
- a CDS encoding pyridoxal phosphate-dependent aminotransferase yields MIQPKKYAKAAKTPPKGFKSANEFFEHVFNDKDIIWMGQNTNHLHNKNYIMDAMVNCVESKEYCKYPPPEGFPELKKLILNDLNLEDMDILITAGGTESLYLCMNDILEPEDNVITCDPGYLIIDNFASRFSNKVISVPIYSSDNDYKLTPELVKEYMDENTKIIVLIDPLNPLGSCYTEEEIKEFAKIAEENDLYLLHDITYRDFAREHFLAAHYAPNHTITIYSFSKIFGMAGLRIGSIIGTKETINSVRTILINDLGTNLIAQAGAIAALKSKDNWIDEITSITRNNQILIKKCIDEIKGVFIPVYPSDGNMLAIDLKATGISPKKMANYLLNKKIFTREGNYTSKLFGDNYLRVSFSIPEEKVKIFVREFKIAVEELRK; encoded by the coding sequence ATGATCCAACCAAAAAAATATGCAAAAGCTGCCAAAACACCTCCAAAAGGATTCAAATCAGCTAATGAATTTTTTGAACATGTTTTTAATGATAAAGATATTATATGGATGGGTCAAAATACTAATCATCTTCATAATAAGAATTATATAATGGATGCAATGGTTAATTGTGTTGAAAGTAAGGAATATTGTAAATATCCTCCTCCTGAAGGATTTCCTGAGTTAAAAAAATTGATTTTAAATGATCTTAATTTAGAAGATATGGATATCTTAATAACTGCTGGAGGAACTGAGTCATTATATCTCTGTATGAATGATATTTTAGAACCAGAAGATAATGTTATAACTTGTGACCCAGGTTATTTAATTATTGACAATTTTGCAAGTAGATTTTCTAATAAAGTCATATCTGTTCCTATTTATAGTAGTGATAATGATTATAAATTAACTCCTGAACTTGTAAAAGAATATATGGATGAGAACACAAAAATCATCGTTCTTATAGATCCTTTGAATCCCTTAGGCAGTTGTTATACAGAAGAAGAGATTAAAGAGTTTGCTAAAATTGCTGAAGAAAATGATTTATACTTATTACATGATATCACTTATAGGGATTTTGCTCGTGAACATTTTTTAGCTGCTCATTATGCACCAAATCATACTATAACTATTTATAGCTTTTCAAAAATTTTTGGAATGGCAGGTCTTAGAATTGGTTCAATTATAGGAACAAAAGAAACAATAAATTCTGTTAGAACTATTCTTATCAATGATTTAGGTACTAATTTGATTGCCCAAGCAGGAGCTATTGCAGCTTTAAAGTCAAAAGATAATTGGATTGATGAGATTACAAGTATTACTCGAAATAATCAAATTCTAATTAAAAAATGTATTGATGAAATAAAAGGAGTTTTTATTCCAGTTTATCCTTCAGATGGTAATATGTTAGCTATTGATCTGAAAGCTACTGGAATTAGTCCTAAAAAAATGGCAAACTATCTTTTGAATAAAAAAATATTTACAAGAGAAGGTAATTATACAAGTAAATTATTTGGAGATAATTATCTTAGAGTTAGCTTTTCAATTCCTGAAGAAAAAGTTAAAATATTTGTTAGAGAATTTAAAATTGCTGTTGAAGAATTAAGAAAATGA